Proteins from a single region of Corvus moneduloides isolate bCorMon1 chromosome 19, bCorMon1.pri, whole genome shotgun sequence:
- the GALR2 gene encoding galanin receptor type 2, giving the protein MNGSLASSEGGWQPESVIIPLVYLVIFLVGTVGNSLVLAVLLRNGQVKNTTNLFILNLGVADLCFILFCVPFQATIYTLEGWVFGPFMCKAVHFFIYLTMYASSFTLATVSLDRYLAIRYPLHSRELRTPRNALLAICLIWGLSFIFSGPYLSYYQEFQLANLTVCHPIWEISQRKVMDICTFIFSYIIPVLILSLTYMRTIRYLWRSVDPLQDMSESKKAKRKVTRMIIIVAVLFCLCWLPHHLVILCVWFGYFPLNHSTYVLRILSHVISYANSCVNPIVYALVSKRFRKGFKKIFSCLLHKKAAHKVHVAQAANTVSTLEAELSEVSQLSEALPSHSAARCRAPALPWEEVELVGQQQRADGSSVTFNIS; this is encoded by the exons ATGAACGGCTCGCTGGCGAGCTCCGAGGGGGGCTGGCAGCCCGAGTCCGTGATCATCCCACTCGTGTACCTCGTCATCTTCCTCGTTGGCACAGTGGGCAACAGCCTGGTCCTGGCCGTGCTGCTGCGCAATGGGCAGGTGAAGAACACAACCAACCTCTTCATCCTCAACCTGGGAGTGGCCGACCTCTGCTTCATCCTCTTCTGCGTCCCCTTCCAAGCCACCATCTACACCCTGGAGGGATGGGTGTTCGGGCCCTTCATGTGCAAGGCCGTCCACTTCTTCATCTACCTCACCATGTACGCCAGCAGCTTCACCCTGGCCACCGTCTCCCTCGACAG GTATTTGGCCATACGATACCCCCTGCACTCCAGGGAGCTGAGGACGCCCAGGAATGCCCTCCTGGCCATCTGCCTCATCTGGGGGCTCTCCTTCATCTTCTCGGGCCCTTACCTCAGCTACTACCAGGAGTTCCAGCTGGCCAACCTGACCGTCTGCCACCCCATCTGGGAGATCTCCCAGCGCAAGGTCATGGACATCTGCACCTTCATCTTCAGCTACATCATCCCCGTGCTCATCCTGAGCCTCACTTACATGCGGACTATTCGCTACCTGTGGCGGTCTGTGGACCCTCTCCAAGACATGTCGGAGTCCAAGAAGGCTAAGAGGAAGGTCACGAGGATGATCATCATTGTTGCTGtcctgttctgcctctgctggCTGCCCCATCACCTGGTCATCCTCTGCGTGTGGTTTGGGTACTTCCCCCTCAACCACTCCACGTACGTGCTCCGCATCCTCTCGCACGTCATCTCCTACGCCAACTCCTGCGTGAACCCCATCGTCTACGCCCTGGTCTCCAAACGCTTCCGCAAGGGCTTCAAGAAGATcttcagctgcctcctgcacaaGAAGGCAGCGCACAAGGTGCACGTGGCCCAGGCTGCCAACACAGTCAGCACGCTGGAGGCAGAGCTCAGCGAGGTGAGCCAGCTGAGCgaagccctgcccagccactCCGCCGCGCGCTGCAGGGCTCCCGCACTGCCCtgggaggaggtagagctggtgggacagcagcagagagcagatgGCTCCTCTGTCACCTTCAACATCAGCTAG